A genomic stretch from Streptobacillus canis includes:
- a CDS encoding ABC transporter ATP-binding protein, with protein sequence MKMIEIKNLNIITSEKTIIKNVSFDINENEVVALIGSSGSGKSQIAKAIKGLSKLNVSGEIKSNIKNIEIGYIFQDFSLCLNPVLKLKEQIIEAVIYHKILSRKEALLKAENILESLNLDKSLLEKYPFELSGGQKQRIVIAICLMTDPKILICDEITTGLDNINEYEILSLVSSLNKSVLLITHNIFAAKKFAKRILFLNNGGVINVDNLEDLNKYKENEYITAMNRILGDLND encoded by the coding sequence ATGAAAATGATAGAAATTAAGAATTTGAATATTATTACTTCTGAAAAAACTATTATTAAAAATGTTAGTTTTGATATTAATGAAAATGAAGTTGTTGCTTTAATTGGTAGTTCAGGGAGTGGTAAAAGTCAGATTGCAAAAGCAATAAAAGGATTATCAAAATTAAATGTAAGCGGGGAAATAAAATCAAATATTAAAAATATAGAAATTGGATATATTTTTCAAGATTTTTCATTATGTTTAAATCCGGTTTTAAAATTAAAAGAACAAATTATTGAAGCTGTAATATATCACAAAATACTATCAAGGAAAGAAGCTCTATTAAAAGCTGAAAATATACTTGAGAGTCTAAATTTAGATAAAAGTCTTTTAGAAAAATATCCTTTTGAACTAAGTGGTGGTCAAAAACAGAGAATAGTTATAGCAATATGTCTAATGACAGATCCTAAAATATTAATTTGTGATGAAATTACGACTGGACTTGATAATATAAATGAGTATGAAATTTTAAGTTTGGTTTCAAGCCTTAATAAATCTGTTTTATTAATCACTCATAATATATTTGCTGCAAAAAAATTTGCAAAAAGAATACTATTTCTAAATAATGGTGGGGTAATAAATGTAGATAATTTAGAAGATTTAAATAAATATAAGGAAAATGAGTATATAACTGCAATGAATAGAATTTTGGGTGATTTAAATGATTAA
- a CDS encoding ATP-binding cassette domain-containing protein, translated as MIKLIDVSKVYESKSALSNINIEIDDASLVVVVGESGSGKSTLGKIISRLTNPTEGMVEVNGKVGVIFQEYSSSINPIFTVFEVLKEVFVIKKEKIQMEKIYEVLNFVSLNNIDINSKANILSGGEKQRLVIARAILYDPDIFIFDEAISSLDVHLQFQIIEIVRKLNLEYQKTIIFITHNIELIKYLSEDVIVLKNGEIIERGNVLKSCKNDYTKKILNIWK; from the coding sequence ATGATTAAGTTAATAGATGTTTCTAAAGTATATGAAAGTAAGAGTGCTTTAAGTAATATAAATATTGAAATTGATGATGCTTCATTGGTAGTAGTTGTAGGAGAAAGTGGAAGCGGTAAAAGTACACTTGGAAAGATAATTTCTAGGTTAACAAATCCAACAGAAGGTATGGTTGAAGTAAATGGAAAAGTTGGAGTAATCTTTCAAGAATATAGTAGTTCAATAAATCCTATTTTTACAGTATTTGAAGTATTAAAAGAAGTGTTTGTAATAAAAAAAGAAAAAATTCAAATGGAAAAAATATATGAAGTATTGAATTTTGTCTCTTTAAATAATATTGATATAAATTCAAAAGCGAATATATTGTCTGGAGGAGAAAAACAAAGATTAGTTATTGCAAGAGCAATATTATATGATCCAGATATTTTTATTTTTGATGAAGCAATTTCTTCACTTGATGTTCATTTACAATTTCAGATTATAGAGATAGTAAGAAAATTAAATCTAGAATACCAAAAAACTATTATTTTCATTACACACAATATAGAGCTAATAAAGTATTTAAGTGAAGATGTAATTGTATTAAAAAATGGGGAGATAATTGAAAGAGGAAATGTACTAAAGTCATGTAAAAATGATTATACAAAAAAAATATTAAATATATGGAAATAG
- a CDS encoding O-methyltransferase, giving the protein MINNFENSSIFARSLFKFDEKKEMLEKIALDNSIPIITREVLRYMIFLAENIKAKDILEVGTATGFSGIFLAEVCQKNNGKLLTIEIDEERYLEANKNFKEFGLDTYIESIHDDALNILPKLNKKFDFIFIDAAKSKYEDFFKYSYELINDGGIIFIDNLMFRGYVAEKEIPRRYKTMVRNLKDFINNLNDKYNFTLLPFGDGVGIVIK; this is encoded by the coding sequence ATGATAAATAATTTTGAAAATTCTAGTATTTTTGCTAGAAGCTTATTTAAGTTTGATGAAAAAAAAGAAATGCTAGAAAAGATAGCATTAGATAATTCAATACCTATAATTACAAGAGAAGTGCTTAGATATATGATTTTTTTAGCAGAAAATATTAAAGCTAAAGATATACTTGAAGTAGGAACAGCAACAGGTTTTTCAGGTATTTTTTTAGCAGAAGTTTGCCAAAAAAATAATGGTAAGTTACTAACTATAGAAATAGATGAGGAAAGATATTTAGAAGCAAATAAAAATTTTAAAGAATTTGGATTAGATACATATATAGAAAGTATACATGATGATGCTTTAAATATTTTACCAAAATTGAATAAAAAATTTGATTTTATATTTATTGATGCTGCAAAATCTAAATATGAAGATTTCTTTAAATACTCATATGAATTAATTAATGATGGTGGAATAATATTCATAGATAACCTAATGTTTAGAGGATATGTTGCTGAAAAAGAAATTCCAAGAAGATATAAAACAATGGTTAGAAATTTAAAGGATTTTATTAATAATTTAAATGATAAATACAATTTCACATTATTGCCATTTGGGGATGGTGTAGGAATAGTTATAAAATAA
- a CDS encoding glycoside hydrolase family 10 protein, giving the protein MKKIIAGLALASFLISCSSAVEQVDLYKDYKPKYELGTEKKVEEEVTITSKTSNKEILSNEKLTTVIFNRENRKINKNLKGVWVASVINLDFPKTKTMEEQKREIDTMMDNVKSWGLNAVFFHVRPSADALYNSDFEPWSIYLTGVQNQNPGYDPLEYAINAAHKRGIELHAWINPYRASMTTDISKLSDKSIVKRKPEWIFEYEGKFYMNPGNPKVVSYVSGAIEEIVEKYDIDGLHLDDYFYPYPSSTAKMGDNVDQKEFDMYGAGYSNREDWRRDNVNNMIKNLSVSVHKIKPNLSFGVSPFGIWRNIENDARGSKTRGLQSYDSLYADSLKWMQEGWIDYVAPQIYWNIGFEKADYEELVKWWAEKSSETNTPLYVGHGVYKYLEGNPWKDPKELEKQLKLNEKYEAVDGSIFFRYGTLLENPSDILKQIEDNLK; this is encoded by the coding sequence ATGAAAAAAATAATAGCAGGATTAGCATTAGCAAGTTTTTTAATTTCTTGTTCTTCTGCAGTAGAACAAGTAGATTTATACAAAGATTATAAGCCTAAATATGAATTAGGTACAGAAAAAAAAGTTGAAGAGGAAGTAACAATAACTTCAAAGACTTCAAACAAAGAAATATTAAGTAATGAAAAACTTACTACAGTAATATTTAATAGAGAAAATAGAAAGATAAATAAAAATCTTAAAGGTGTTTGGGTTGCTTCTGTAATTAATCTTGATTTTCCAAAAACTAAAACAATGGAAGAACAAAAAAGAGAAATTGATACTATGATGGATAATGTTAAGAGTTGGGGATTAAATGCAGTATTTTTCCATGTAAGACCATCTGCAGATGCATTATATAATTCTGATTTTGAACCTTGGTCAATTTACTTAACTGGAGTACAAAATCAAAATCCTGGTTATGATCCATTAGAATATGCAATTAATGCTGCACATAAAAGAGGTATTGAGTTACACGCATGGATAAACCCATATAGAGCTTCTATGACTACAGATATATCTAAATTATCAGATAAAAGTATAGTTAAAAGAAAGCCAGAATGGATATTTGAATATGAAGGAAAATTCTATATGAATCCTGGTAATCCTAAAGTAGTAAGTTATGTTTCAGGAGCAATAGAAGAAATAGTTGAAAAATATGATATTGATGGATTACATTTAGATGATTATTTCTATCCATATCCTTCATCTACAGCTAAAATGGGAGATAATGTAGATCAAAAAGAATTTGATATGTATGGAGCAGGTTACAGTAATAGAGAAGACTGGAGACGTGATAATGTAAATAATATGATTAAAAACTTATCAGTTTCTGTTCATAAAATTAAGCCCAATTTATCATTTGGAGTTAGTCCATTTGGTATTTGGAGAAACATTGAAAATGATGCAAGAGGATCTAAAACTAGAGGATTACAAAGTTATGATTCATTATATGCAGATAGTTTAAAATGGATGCAAGAAGGATGGATAGACTACGTTGCACCACAAATATATTGGAATATAGGGTTTGAAAAAGCTGACTATGAGGAATTAGTAAAATGGTGGGCTGAAAAATCTAGTGAAACTAATACACCATTATATGTTGGACATGGAGTATATAAATACTTAGAAGGAAATCCATGGAAAGATCCTAAAGAACTTGAAAAACAATTAAAATTAAATGAGAAATATGAAGCAGTAGATGGATCTATATTCTTTAGATATGGAACATTACTAGAAAATCCTTCAGATATTTTAAAACAAATAGAGGATAATTTAAAATAA